One part of the Alligator mississippiensis isolate rAllMis1 chromosome 3, rAllMis1, whole genome shotgun sequence genome encodes these proteins:
- the ATP5ME gene encoding ATP synthase subunit e, mitochondrial, which translates to MVPPVQVSPLIKVSRYSLLLLGLLYGKTRCDYLKPIAEEERRLEAEEKKKREELERIAKELAEASEDTILK; encoded by the exons ATGGTTCCCCCGGTGCAGGTCTCGCCGCTCATCAAG GTGAGCCGTTACTCGCTGCTGCTGCTCGGCCTGCTCTATGGCAAGACGCGCTGCG ACTATCTAAAGCCTATtgctgaggaggaaaggagactAGAAGCTGAAGAGAAAAAGAAGCGTGAAGAGCTGGAACGGATTGCAAAAGAACTAGCAGAAG caAGTGAAGATACTATATTGAAATGA